One part of the Salmo salar chromosome ssa10, Ssal_v3.1, whole genome shotgun sequence genome encodes these proteins:
- the scamp2 gene encoding secretory carrier-associated membrane protein 2 has translation MSGFDDNPFADSSNVNPFQDPSVTQVTNSGVDHIEQFNPFPDHQTAGLSGPTIPASTTLSQPAVLQPSTEPGPKATAAAAQASLLRQQEELERKAADLDRREQALQSRGASTGKENNWPPLPKIFPIKPCFYQDFSEEIPVEYQRVCKMIYYLWMFHCVTLFLNLLACLAHFTADSAYGVDFGLSILWFILFAPCSFICWYRPVYKAFKTDSSFSFFLFFFVFFCQVVLFVIQSVGIPKWGNSGWIASFSIISTNKAVGAIMIVVACFFTMCAVLSVILLKMVHSQYRRTGASFQKAQQEFSQGVLTNKSFQTAATSAASSAASGAFQGNN, from the exons GATCCCTCAGTTACACAAGTCACCAACTCTGGTGTAGACCACATTGAGCAATTTAACCCTttcccagaccatcagacg GCTGGCCTATCGGGGCCCACCATTCCGGCTTCCACGACCCTTTCCCAGCCTGCCGTGCTCCAGCCATCCACAGAGCCCGGCCCAAAG GCCACGGCAGCTGCAGCCCAGGCCAGCCTGCTGAGGCAgcaggaggagctggagaggaagGCTGCAGACCTGGATCGCAGAGAGCAGGCACTTCAGAGCAGGGGAGCCTCCACAG GCAAAGAAAACAACTGGCCACCTCTTCCCAAGATCTTTCCCATCAAGCCTTGCTTCTACCAGGACTTCTCAGAGGAGATTCCTGTGGAGTACCAGAGGGTCTGCAAGATGATTTACTATCTGTGGATGT TCCACTGTGTGACTCTGTTCCTCAACCTGCTGGCATGTTTGGCCCACTTCACCGCGGATTCCGCGTACGGTGTGGACTTTGGCCTGTCCATCCTCTGGTTCATCCTGTTCGCCCCCTGCTCCTTCATCTGCTGGTACAGACCCGTCTACAAGGCCTTCAA GACGGACAGCTCCTTCAGtttcttcttgttcttcttcgTGTTCTTCTGCCAAGTGGTGTTGTTCGTCATCCAGTCTGTGGGCATCCCCAAGTGGGGAAACAG TGGTTGGATCGCCTCGTTCTCCATCATCAGCACCAACAAGGCAGTGGGAGCCATCATGATCGTGGTGGCTTGCTTCTTCACCATGTGCGCTGTGCTGTCAGTCATCCTACTTAAGATG GTGCACAGCCAGTACCGGCGTACCGGGGCCAGCTTCCAGAAGGCCCAGCAGGAGTTCTCCCAGGGTGTGCTCACCAACAAGTCCTTCCAGACGGCCGCCACCTCCGCAGCCTCCTCCGCCGCCTCCGGAGCTTTTCAGGGGAACAACTAG